Part of the Pseudobdellovibrionaceae bacterium genome is shown below.
CTGAAAATGTTGATGGATCAGTAGTAGAAACCTATGACCTGGTTTCAAGCACCCATCAACCCGTGGCCGAGGTTCGGTTTACGTTAGATCGCCACGGAAGACTGCTTGCGATGAAAGTCCAGACATCAGAAGATTCTGAGTAATTTCAATTAAAATAAATGGCCATAAAAGTTAGGTTTTTCGGCATTGGTGCCGATAAGCCCGTATGGTCATTAAAGATCCTTTTTCACAGGACAATCATAAAACTGCCGCTGTTCAAACAAAACACGAACAGGCCGCTGTAGACTCTTCGCAAAGCCCCTACCAGTTGGCCAATCCCTTGGATCGGGCGGCCGCGGCTGTTTTAGATATTTTTGTTGTTTTATCACCTTTTATTTTAGTGGTCATCGCCCCCTTTCGAAAGGAACTCACTCGACAGAGTTTAATTGGAGATAACTTTGCCACGATAATGGCTGCCGTAGCTATGTTGGTGTTGGTGTTTGTTGTTGTGTTGCTTTATCAGACGGTGATGACATGGTTATTTGGTGGCACTTTAGGGAAAATTTTATTCGGTCTGCGTGTGAGAAAAATTTGGTCTGCAGAGCATCCGACACTTTTGGATTCATTTTTGCGATCTATCATTTGGCAGCTTGAGGTTCTGGCCGTTGGCGTGCCCTTCTTGGCCGCATTAATTAACGAAAAACGGCGAGTGTTGCATGACCGCGTGTGTGACACAATTGTGGTGACAACTAAGCGGGGCCAACATGTGGGCGCGCCGAATTTTGTTGAAGTGTCGTTTGCAAAGGGCTTATTGGCTTTGGCCGCCGGAACTTTTTCAGTGCTTTTTGTTGTCTATGTGATGCAGGTCTACAAAGAAGTCGAGTCGCAAAGCCGGTTGGCTCACTTGCTAGAAAACGAGGGGACTCTTTGCCCTTCTGTGGGCCAAGCGTTTTCAGATTGGCAATCTCACGATGACAACGAAGCAGGTCGCCTTGAAGTAGCGATGGCCTTATTTGCAGCCGGCGAGATTGATGAGAGTTGTTTGGATCAAGAGGCACAGTGGATTTTTAACTCGGGATACGAAACACCCCTGGCCTACTTGGCTAAATCTTTTGTTCACTCCGGCGAACGAGAACTTTCAGATTCTTATTTGAAAAAAGTGTGTGAATTGGATGAAAAGTCAGTTCACTGTGTCATGAGTCACATGATTTCTCAATGGGCTGCTGCGGGTGATTTTGACCTGTCGACCGATCTAGAAGATCGGGTGGGTACAGGTTCTGAATATTTAGGTGTTTGGGCCACGCGCCAAATGATTCGGTTTGGTCGGTATGACGAAGCGGTGAAGATTCTTGATAAATTGGGTCAACAATCATCGCTTTCCAATTTTCTGAGCAGTCATCGAGTGATGGCCTATTGGGGGCAAAAGCGAACCCTTGAAGCCAAGGCTGCAGCAGAGGCCCTACTTCAAGGAGAGTCTAATCCCCATGTGAGTCAAATGGCCAGTTGGTTGTGTTTGCAAAGCTTGGGGTCTTCTTGTGACGGGGAGTTTCCGTTAGCTTGTTCAAACATGGAGGCCTCTGGGCAGAGTCGTGGGTATGATTCTTCAGATGTGGTCGCCAATCTGGCCCATCTCAAGGTTCTTGAGTGCCATGACCAAAAAGATGTGGACTATCAAGGGTTAGCTTTAAGCATTCCCAATGTCGAGGTAAGAAGGCTTGCGTTTGCCGAATCTCTCAAAGCGATTGATAAGAAACTGGCCACTTCAGAGTTGCAAGATCTTATTGTCAACGATCGCACCGATGTGGCCGTAAAGGCAGAGGCTGTGATTAGGCTTTTGCCCTTGGCTACAGATCGGGAATCTTTAGAAAAGCTATCTCGGCAGTGGACTCATTTAGAGCCAGGGGTCGAGTGGGAATGGTCAGGGCTTCGACTTTTTGAAGACTTGCGGAAAAAACAATTAATTGACCCTATAATTCTGGTAGGGGAACGCCTCTTCTCAATGGGCGCTCTGTCTGAAGATCAGTCTCAATGGCTGGCCGTGGCCGCTCATAGCGCGGGCCACGTGAAATTGGCCACTCAACTTGTCGAGCATTTAGAAAACGAAGTCCGAGGCGAGAAGGTGAGCCGGTCACTGGCCAGTGTGAAGGCTTATGAGCAGGTCAAAAGGCAAGTTCTCAGAAGTAAAGGTATGGGCCAATGATTTTTCCATTTCTTCGGGGTCTACTGCCGTGTCGAAGTTGCTGGGTCACCTGGGTTCTTGTATTTATGAATCTCCTTGTGTTTTTACATTTTCAAGGCGACGACGATGTAAGAGAGGTGCTGTCGAAATCTCTGAGGGACGACACATTCATCATCGCTCAAGGCCAATTTTTTGCTCAATACATTGGTGATCACAACATTAGGTACTCTCCTACAATGTTGGAGATGGCCAGGCGAGGCTTGGCGGGGGACGAAAGCACGCTGATGGTATTAGGGGGCCTGGCCTTGCGGCACACCGAATTTGTTAATGAGGTGGCAAGCTATCCGTTTAAAGGAGATCAGGTGAAGGTCACTTGGTGGCGCGCAAAACTGGCGCAGCTTTTAGACGCCCAAGAGCGGATGCCCAGTTACAACTTTGGTCTTCGATCAGGCCAGCTCGACGGGCTTCGCTGGATTAGCTATCAATTCATTCACGGCAGTTTTGTGCATTTGGCTGTGAACATGATTTTCTTAATGATTTTTGGCGCTATGCTTGAGCCCATCATTGGTGCACTTGGACTACTTGTATTGTATTTGGGGGCGGGCACGTTAGCTGCAGGCGTCTTTATTTTATTGTCGGGGGCATCGTCGATTCCCCTAATCGGTGCCAGCGGTTCTGTGAGTGGATTAATGTCACTATTTTGTTTTATGTTTTGGAATCGACCGGTTCGCTATGTTTACATGCTATTTGTGCCAGTAAAAGGCTATGTGGGATTTATTTATTTGCCTGCGTGGATCACACTAGTGACCTGGTTTTTATCTGATTTGGCAGGTTACTTAGGGACGCTGGACGAGATGGGCGGCATTGCCTATACAGCCCACTTAGGGGGGCAAGCCGCTGGGGTGGTCGTTGGGGCTACTGTGTTTGTGGTGCGGTATTTTAAAAATGAAAAACTGCTGCCGCTCGATAAAATACCGCCCACTAAGCCCATTGGTACACGGGTGATTTAACCGGACAATTCTATTTTAGTCAATTCTCTGACCATAGTAATAGCAAGGTGAATTTCGGCAAACATTTCTGCAGGCGTGCCAGTTGGGTTGTTGCCACTCTTCAGGGTCGTTCCAATTGTAGCTACGCCAGGCCGCTTCGCAGTAATCCACCACGTTTGGCGAGCGGCCGCCCATGCAGCAATTAGTTCGTTCCCCTTGCGAGGTGTTCTTGCCGTAAATGCCGCCATCGCCAGTGTGATCGGGTTTCCATTGGGCTGTACAAACAACATTGTTGCCCACCAATCCCTCGACGTCACCAGATGCAGACTCGCGCATACCTACGCCGTCTTTAAAGGGGTGGCATCGATCGGACTTTGAAAATGGTAGTACATTAGAGCCAGTGGCGCAGACCACCTGCTTGGTCAATTTATTCTTTCCTTCGATGTAGAAGTAAAATTGTTGTGGACCCGATTCGCCATCCACCCATCTCTGAGCGTAGAACTCTTGAGTTTTATCGGCGCTCTCACAGTTAGCGAGGTAGCGTTCACTCTTGCCTTGCTGAGCGGCTGTGGGTGATAGGCCAGTCCCCGAGCCTGCGCCGGGTGCCGGTTGGGGCGCTTCTGCGGCCGGTGGCACACAACTGTCATTGGCTCCGTTGTAGTCAGCTCCTAGGGCTTTGCAAATGTCCTCTTGAGCATGGTTTCCCGCACATGCCGTGATTTCATCTGATGAATCATTGCTCACCACATAGGTCGAAAACTGCAGGGATCGGGTGCTGAGGTTTTCGTTTCCAGTTAATTTTGGCGAATAATCGATGCGAACTCGGTAGGCTGTATGACCATCATATGAATTCACGTTCGCGGCATCGACAATAGATAAATGGCCAATTTTCACTCCATCAAGAGATGCACCGGCCTTGGCCACTTGCCTTTCAGAATTTTGTAAAGTCAGTTCAATGGGTAGCCCCTCTTCAGGGATCTCAGAAAGATCCAAAGTTTGACCGATCAACCCCGACGAACACAGGGACGGGCTAGAGAGGACCTGTTCTATTCTCGATGACAAATTGGTCGAACTGATTTTTTGACTGACTATATAACTTTGTTTTTGATACATACTGATCATGGCGGAGGCGGAACCTACCAAAATTGACAGGAGCGCGACTCCCACGATCACTTCCATAAGACTGTATCCCAATTGGGTAGGTTTAAATTTCACGGACTAATACTCCTGAAGCAAAGCATTTAAAGCTGGTAAGTGAGTGCGCTGCCGCATAGTCGTTGCAGTTTGCAATACAATTATTATGATCGTCTTCAACTGTTCCTCCAGTATAAAGATCCCACTGGGAGGAGGTTCCATTGCCAAAAATTTCACAGGATTCGCCTTCGATCAAATTTCTACTCATCCATTGTATGGGCCCATCTCTATAGTTGCGATCAATAATACTATGGCGGGAGAGTTCGCGGATCTCATTTTCACCAATAAATCGGTCCGATTGATATTTTCCTGTGCAGTTCATTATAAGTGAATTCACGTGTACTTCGCCTTTTATCCCATCGCCTTGGGGGAGGATATAGGCATTGGCTGCATCGTGGGTGTAGCAGGCCGGCTGAGCCGCCCCAGGGGATGTAATCCAGCCAGATTCACAGGCCGATCCGCCAACAAAACCAGAGGCATAGTACCGGACAAGTCCACCGCCAGGAGTCTTTTCAGCAATGAAATCCATGCTGACATTTGCCATGTAGTTTCTGAGTTGGCAATAAGCATACACTTTGCCAGGATCTAGGCCTTGCGGCGGCGTCGCCGGAGGCAGAGGCGTGGGTTCACTGGTGGCATCTACACACGCCGTCGCTGCCGAAGGATCAAAGTCTTTGTTAATGGCTGCGCAATACGAGACGGCAGAAGAGTAACTGAGACACTTGGTCATCTTATTTGTCATTTTGTCTATTTCAACGATCTGTTCGATTTCAAGGGGCCTCAATGAGATAGCTCGGCCAACTTGATTTCTTACGGGTAAAAATATCGAAATTTCGCGAATCTCTTTTGCTGGGTCTTCAAATAACAACTTTCCTCTTTTTAGTGAGGCGGCTCCCAGGGAAAGACGGCCAAAGGAATCGCCTTCCTGAATCATATCGGGGCTCAACGGATTTGGTAGTTCAACGACAGCGCTGTCAGCATCGGTGGCTGGCACGATAATGTCTCGTACAGAGCCATTGCATCGAGCAACATCGGTGAGCGCAAAACTCAGCTGATGTTGAAGATTGCTTCGCTCTAACTTCAAGTCGGCAACAAAGGCCGAATGAGTCAAGTAGTTGACGTGCGCAGAAAGCCCCACCATAGTAAGTGACAATAAAAACATGACAAACAAAACAACTGTCAATACGCTGCCACGAGATTTCTTAGTCTGATCGATGAGGTCGTAGGAATTTATCATTGTATCCAAGCCCCACCTGGAATGCTGATTCGCGTTCCATTGTATGTGCAAACATCAACGCGTCCGTCGTAGACCCGTTTGTGTTTACAGAATGCGATGCAGGATGCGAGATCTTCAACATAAAAATCAAATGTAGGTGACACGCCGGCATGATCAGAAAGAACACAGTTGCTGGACGCTTGCGTGCCTGTTTTCTGGTGCATGGGCATTGAGATTGAGCTTAAAATCATCTGTGTCCACGGCATTTCATTGCCTAATTCAACCTCAATTTGACAATCTGATGTACTGACCTGCCCCAATGGCGTATAAGAAGCTGCCAGCGTAGACGGATCAATCTTAGCCTTGAAGTCACCACAAAATGTTTTACGATTGGTATAATCCTGGTACCAGCCGCTGTCGCACGCGATAATATTGGGATCACGAGCATTTCGGAAGACGATTCTAAAATGGCCATTCAAGTTGTGAAGGGGGTCGCCCTCCATGGTGACAGAACGCAAAAAGTACTCTCGCAAACCATCATCACTTTTACAGTAGCCGGTATTAAATATGTTTTTGACCGGACCAAGTTCGGCACTTTCTTCGGCACAAGAGGGGTCTGTGCAGATCTCGCCATCGTTGATTTGACCGTCATCAAGACAGTCTTCAATCAAATGTGTGGAGTTATTAACAACAAGGCCCTTGTAAAAATCAATTGTTTTAAAAGGGCGAAGTTGTGATTTTCGACTTTTCGCTTTCACTTCAAATTTTACCGACACAGCTGTGACCGCACTCGTCTCGGACAATTTTTTTAAACCCGTGGTTTTAAGAGATGTGATTTCAAGCATGCCGTAATGGCTGCCCGTGGTTAAAGAGCCGAAACCAGGCAGCTGTAGGTTAAGGGGCACAGAGGCTGTCTCTTCGGGGTCAAGTTCGACGTTACTAAATAGGCGGGTGCAGGACCTTTTTTGCGAAAGGGCATTCAAAAGCGTGAGTTGTAATTCACTGTGTTCCATTTGCCCTTCCATATGAGAAACGTGCTGACCCATATAGGTGGGAAGACCAAAAGCCATGGATAG
Proteins encoded:
- a CDS encoding RDD family protein; amino-acid sequence: MVIKDPFSQDNHKTAAVQTKHEQAAVDSSQSPYQLANPLDRAAAAVLDIFVVLSPFILVVIAPFRKELTRQSLIGDNFATIMAAVAMLVLVFVVVLLYQTVMTWLFGGTLGKILFGLRVRKIWSAEHPTLLDSFLRSIIWQLEVLAVGVPFLAALINEKRRVLHDRVCDTIVVTTKRGQHVGAPNFVEVSFAKGLLALAAGTFSVLFVVYVMQVYKEVESQSRLAHLLENEGTLCPSVGQAFSDWQSHDDNEAGRLEVAMALFAAGEIDESCLDQEAQWIFNSGYETPLAYLAKSFVHSGERELSDSYLKKVCELDEKSVHCVMSHMISQWAAAGDFDLSTDLEDRVGTGSEYLGVWATRQMIRFGRYDEAVKILDKLGQQSSLSNFLSSHRVMAYWGQKRTLEAKAAAEALLQGESNPHVSQMASWLCLQSLGSSCDGEFPLACSNMEASGQSRGYDSSDVVANLAHLKVLECHDQKDVDYQGLALSIPNVEVRRLAFAESLKAIDKKLATSELQDLIVNDRTDVAVKAEAVIRLLPLATDRESLEKLSRQWTHLEPGVEWEWSGLRLFEDLRKKQLIDPIILVGERLFSMGALSEDQSQWLAVAAHSAGHVKLATQLVEHLENEVRGEKVSRSLASVKAYEQVKRQVLRSKGMGQ
- a CDS encoding rhomboid family intramembrane serine protease, producing the protein MFLHFQGDDDVREVLSKSLRDDTFIIAQGQFFAQYIGDHNIRYSPTMLEMARRGLAGDESTLMVLGGLALRHTEFVNEVASYPFKGDQVKVTWWRAKLAQLLDAQERMPSYNFGLRSGQLDGLRWISYQFIHGSFVHLAVNMIFLMIFGAMLEPIIGALGLLVLYLGAGTLAAGVFILLSGASSIPLIGASGSVSGLMSLFCFMFWNRPVRYVYMLFVPVKGYVGFIYLPAWITLVTWFLSDLAGYLGTLDEMGGIAYTAHLGGQAAGVVVGATVFVVRYFKNEKLLPLDKIPPTKPIGTRVI
- a CDS encoding prepilin-type N-terminal cleavage/methylation domain-containing protein — protein: MKFKPTQLGYSLMEVIVGVALLSILVGSASAMISMYQKQSYIVSQKISSTNLSSRIEQVLSSPSLCSSGLIGQTLDLSEIPEEGLPIELTLQNSERQVAKAGASLDGVKIGHLSIVDAANVNSYDGHTAYRVRIDYSPKLTGNENLSTRSLQFSTYVVSNDSSDEITACAGNHAQEDICKALGADYNGANDSCVPPAAEAPQPAPGAGSGTGLSPTAAQQGKSERYLANCESADKTQEFYAQRWVDGESGPQQFYFYIEGKNKLTKQVVCATGSNVLPFSKSDRCHPFKDGVGMRESASGDVEGLVGNNVVCTAQWKPDHTGDGGIYGKNTSQGERTNCCMGGRSPNVVDYCEAAWRSYNWNDPEEWQQPNWHACRNVCRNSPCYYYGQRID